One part of the Aurantibacillus circumpalustris genome encodes these proteins:
- a CDS encoding toxin-antitoxin system YwqK family antitoxin: MRKVLVIIAITSSFLGYSQTTDSKGQKQGYWKKTDEKNKLIYEGAFKDNKPVGKFKYYYQTDSIRAIMYFNANGKGAYAKLFHMNGKRMAEGKYINEEIKDSTWTYYDELGILISRENYKNGKKDGVFTVYLPDGSVSEERNYKNDLQSGPFKQYFSGNTVKAQGNYINDKLEGRVTYHYPNGVEVAAGYYKNGSKNGPWIYKTESGKVREKELYKNGILASQKETDEFFAKSKTQDSNPAKSNQQKKK; encoded by the coding sequence ATGAGAAAAGTTTTAGTAATTATTGCGATAACTTCTAGTTTTCTGGGTTATTCTCAAACAACTGATTCTAAAGGTCAAAAACAAGGTTATTGGAAAAAGACTGACGAAAAAAACAAACTCATTTATGAAGGGGCGTTTAAAGACAATAAACCGGTAGGAAAATTTAAATATTATTATCAAACCGATTCTATTCGGGCAATTATGTATTTTAATGCAAATGGAAAAGGAGCCTACGCTAAATTATTTCATATGAATGGAAAAAGAATGGCGGAAGGAAAGTACATAAATGAAGAAATAAAAGATAGTACATGGACTTATTATGATGAACTTGGAATATTAATATCAAGAGAGAATTATAAAAATGGCAAAAAGGACGGTGTTTTCACGGTTTACTTACCTGATGGAAGCGTTTCAGAAGAAAGAAATTATAAAAACGATTTACAAAGCGGCCCGTTTAAGCAATATTTTTCTGGAAATACGGTAAAGGCGCAAGGAAATTATATCAATGATAAATTAGAGGGAAGGGTAACGTATCACTACCCGAATGGGGTTGAAGTTGCGGCGGGTTATTATAAAAATGGATCAAAAAATGGTCCGTGGATTTATAAAACAGAAAGCGGAAAAGTGCGTGAAAAGGAATTATATAAAAACGGAATATTAGCGTCACAAAAGGAAACCGACGAGTTTTTTGCGAAAAGCAAAACTCAAGATTCAAATCCAGCGAAGTCCAATCAGCAAAAGAAAAAATAG